The following are from one region of the Arachis duranensis cultivar V14167 chromosome 10, aradu.V14167.gnm2.J7QH, whole genome shotgun sequence genome:
- the LOC107471063 gene encoding uncharacterized protein LOC107471063 yields the protein MALSDHPRGEFISPKTNKEFRVEAYPSFIHFIDRKKLSSHPYIFAPVCHSGHWWLWLINTRTRKCQILDPLHKKAPSDERKDINKFTGYVFSRLITYSGGKPLEKGEKEKEIKAPYVKISGQKTSYDCAIYVIKWLELIEPENIKKGKYEWDNWTQEVDHYRVEYASRILFSEMNTQRDRAIRESSAIRLSKPSSVLLSPFCQINSADIETGW from the exons ATGGCACTTTCGGATCACCCAAGGGGGGAATTCATATCCCCGAAAACGAACAAAGAATTCAGGGTGGAAGCCTACCCGAGTTTCATTCACTTCatagatagaaaaaaattaagttcgcatccatat atttttgctcctGTTTGCCACTCGGGACATTGGTGGTTATGGCTGATAAATACAAGAACGCGGAAATGTCAAATACTTGACCCGCTACACAAAAAAGCTCCAAGCGATGAGAGAAAGGACATTAATAAATTCACT GGATATGTATTTTCAAGATTGATAACATATTCCGGCGGGAAACCTCTCGAGAAAggcgagaaggagaaggaaattaAAGCACCATATGTTAAAATTTCAGGCCAAAAAACAAG cTATGACTGCGCTATCTACGTAATAAAGTGGCTTGAGTTAATTGAGCCGGAAAACATTAAAAAGGGGAAGTATGAATGGGATAATTGGACACAG GAGGTGGACCACTATAGAGTGGAGTATGCTTCCCGGATACTATTCAGTGAGATGAATACACAGAGAGATCGGGCAATTAGAGAGAGTAGTGCTATAAGGCTGTCGAAGCcatcctctgtattattgagtCCGTTTTGTCAGATTAATTCTGCTGATATAGAAACTGG GTGGTAA